The following coding sequences are from one Buchnera aphidicola (Cinara confinis) window:
- a CDS encoding adenylate kinase family protein, whose amino-acid sequence MIRIVMLGAPGSGKGTQMQLLSNYYHIPPISVGDILRKKMNIDFKFKKYVQNYINNGKLVNDDIIIKLIKKRIEQKDCHNGFILDGFPRTIKQAEILQDNLFTINYILHLTIPEKKIFERIIGRLVHIPSGRCYHEKFNPPQEKNKDDITGEALSIRKDDKIKIIKIRLKEYKKYTAPLLDWFNKNMKKNKIKFFEIQTVHSIKKINRKILDLLKLNK is encoded by the coding sequence ATGATTAGGATTGTTATGCTGGGAGCCCCGGGAAGTGGAAAAGGAACTCAAATGCAATTACTATCAAACTATTATCATATACCGCCTATATCTGTAGGCGATATACTTCGAAAAAAAATGAATATTGATTTCAAATTCAAAAAATATGTACAAAATTATATTAATAATGGAAAATTAGTCAATGATGATATCATAATTAAATTAATTAAAAAAAGAATAGAACAAAAAGATTGCCATAATGGATTTATATTAGACGGGTTTCCACGAACAATAAAACAAGCAGAAATATTACAAGATAATTTATTTACAATAAATTATATATTACATTTAACTATACCAGAAAAAAAAATCTTTGAAAGAATTATAGGAAGGTTAGTGCATATACCATCAGGTCGATGTTATCATGAAAAATTTAATCCACCTCAAGAAAAAAATAAAGATGATATAACTGGAGAAGCTTTAAGCATTCGAAAAGATGATAAAATTAAAATTATTAAGATAAGATTAAAAGAATATAAAAAATATACGGCTCCATTGCTTGATTGGTTTAATAAAAATATGAAAAAAAATAAAATAAAATTTTTTGAAATTCAGACTGTACATTCAATTAAAAAAATAAATAGAAAAATATTAGATTTATTAAAATTGAATAAATAA